The following are from one region of the Falco biarmicus isolate bFalBia1 chromosome 1, bFalBia1.pri, whole genome shotgun sequence genome:
- the LOC130146460 gene encoding meteorin-like protein isoform X1, with protein sequence MAAARGPRCLLALLRLLLLAGADRCSWRGSGLSWEPRSRAVEQVHLRCTEGSLEWMYPARALRVLLEPNLASARHTTVCIKPASDFQGASIYVEHAGQLHLVVSEAGGARPHHVSCFSAHAPQRVALFLQASPQRDISRRTASFQYELLSNQSTTGSDFKKMALVEAMCRPCDNVELLMAICSSDFVVKGSIRNVSHDSENHMSQVDISVQKVYRQKNRIFQQDEASGEWRGPIQTLLQCKVKKGGGDFLFTGNEHFGEAWLGCAPRFKDFMFIYQAARERGANPCEFQLN encoded by the exons ATGGCCGCGGCGCGGGGCCCGCGCTgcctcctggccctgctgcggctgctgctgctggcgggCGCCGACCGCTGCAGCTGGCGGGGCAG CGGTCTGAGCTGGGAGCCCCGATCCCGCGCGGTGGAGCAGGTCCATCTGCGCTGCACCGAGGGCTCCCTGGAGTGGATGTACCCAGCACGAGCCCTGCGTGTCCTCCTGGAGCCCAACCTCGCCAGCGCCCGGCACACCACCGTCTGCATCAAGCCCGCCAGCGACTTTCAGGGTGCCAGCATCTACGTGGAACATGCTGGGCAGCTGCATCTGGTGGTAAGCGAGGCAGGAGGAGCTCGACCTCACCACGTGTCTTGCTTCAGTGCCCACGCACCGCAACGAGTGGCCCTCTTCCTGCAGGCCAGCCCACAGAGGGACATCAGCCGCCGGACAGCCAGCTTCCAGTATGAGCTGCTGAGCAACCAGAGCACTACTGGCTCCGACTTCAAAAAGATGGCACTGGTCGAAG CTATGTGCCGGCCTTGTGACAATGTGGAACTGCTTATGGCCATTTGCAGCAGTGATTTTG TGGTGAAAGGATCTATCCGAAATGTTTCCCACGATTCAGAGAACCACATGTCACAGGTTGATATCAGCGTCCAGAAAGtctacagacagaaaaacagaattttccagCAGGATGAAGCAAGTGGTGAATGGCGAGGCCCCATCCAAACCCTGCTGCAGTGCAAGGTGAAGAAGGGAGGTGGAGATTTCCTTTTCACTGGAAATGAACATTTTGGTGAAGCTTGGCTGGGCTGTGCTCCTCGGTTTAAAGACTTCATGTTCATTTACCAGGCTGCCAGAGAAAGAGGAGCCAACCCATGTGAGTTTCAGCTCAACTGA
- the LOC130146460 gene encoding meteorin-like protein isoform X3 — translation MYPARALRVLLEPNLASARHTTVCIKPASDFQGASIYVEHAGQLHLVVSEAGGARPHHVSCFSAHAPQRVALFLQASPQRDISRRTASFQYELLSNQSTTGSDFKKMALVEAMCRPCDNVELLMAICSSDFVVKGSIRNVSHDSENHMSQVDISVQKVYRQKNRIFQQDEASGEWRGPIQTLLQCKVKKGGGDFLFTGNEHFGEAWLGCAPRFKDFMFIYQAARERGANPCEFQLN, via the exons ATGTACCCAGCACGAGCCCTGCGTGTCCTCCTGGAGCCCAACCTCGCCAGCGCCCGGCACACCACCGTCTGCATCAAGCCCGCCAGCGACTTTCAGGGTGCCAGCATCTACGTGGAACATGCTGGGCAGCTGCATCTGGTGGTAAGCGAGGCAGGAGGAGCTCGACCTCACCACGTGTCTTGCTTCAGTGCCCACGCACCGCAACGAGTGGCCCTCTTCCTGCAGGCCAGCCCACAGAGGGACATCAGCCGCCGGACAGCCAGCTTCCAGTATGAGCTGCTGAGCAACCAGAGCACTACTGGCTCCGACTTCAAAAAGATGGCACTGGTCGAAG CTATGTGCCGGCCTTGTGACAATGTGGAACTGCTTATGGCCATTTGCAGCAGTGATTTTG TGGTGAAAGGATCTATCCGAAATGTTTCCCACGATTCAGAGAACCACATGTCACAGGTTGATATCAGCGTCCAGAAAGtctacagacagaaaaacagaattttccagCAGGATGAAGCAAGTGGTGAATGGCGAGGCCCCATCCAAACCCTGCTGCAGTGCAAGGTGAAGAAGGGAGGTGGAGATTTCCTTTTCACTGGAAATGAACATTTTGGTGAAGCTTGGCTGGGCTGTGCTCCTCGGTTTAAAGACTTCATGTTCATTTACCAGGCTGCCAGAGAAAGAGGAGCCAACCCATGTGAGTTTCAGCTCAACTGA